From the genome of Muricauda sp. SCSIO 64092, one region includes:
- a CDS encoding peptidoglycan D,D-transpeptidase FtsI family protein gives MRKVLLSSFIIVIGFTFIGRLSYLQLFSFSPDQILEDPAIKTVYDYPERGYIYDRTGALMVGNQPAYDVMVIPRETKTLDTLEFCSLLSISKEDFIKSMKKARRYSPRLPSVLVPQLSKEDYASLQEKMRKYRGFYIQKRSLRDYKTNSAANVLGYISEVNETDLRTNPYYRAGELKGRTGIEKQYEEILRGQKGVKYIQKDRFNRDIGPYKDGKLDTLSQLGKEVHVTIDKALQEYGERLMVGKRGGIVAIEPATGEILAMISGPTYDPALLVGRDRSRNYSKLHYDSISQPTWDRSILAEPSPGSPFKTLNALVALEEGVISPDTKFTCYNGFYVGKQKKGCHCGGGVRNLNSGIFRSCNAYFAGTFRKIYGKFNTTDEGMDVWEKHMKSFGLGGYLGVDFPTGRPGRIPGKEFYDKWYGDNAWASSTIISNSIGQGEVNVTPIQLANMTAAIANRGYFYTPHLIKHIGNTRSIDSKYAERKYTTISPQHFGPVIQAMTNVYEYGTAKWIRIPGIKIAGKTGTVENFTKINGEKVQLTDHSIFTAFAPVDKPRIAIAVYIEHGYYGARYAGHIASLMIEKYIKGEITRKDLEKKMLEKTLEHEYAKPFSGEPFKINEYVW, from the coding sequence ATGAGAAAAGTATTGTTGTCGTCTTTTATTATTGTGATCGGGTTTACCTTCATTGGGAGGTTGTCCTATTTGCAGTTGTTCAGTTTTTCACCAGATCAAATTCTGGAAGACCCGGCCATTAAAACGGTCTATGATTATCCTGAAAGGGGATATATTTATGACCGGACCGGAGCACTCATGGTTGGCAACCAACCGGCATATGATGTGATGGTCATACCACGGGAAACCAAAACCTTGGATACCCTTGAATTTTGTTCCCTCCTAAGTATTTCAAAGGAAGATTTCATAAAAAGCATGAAAAAAGCCAGAAGGTATTCTCCCCGATTGCCTTCCGTTTTGGTTCCCCAATTATCCAAGGAAGACTACGCCAGTCTTCAGGAAAAAATGCGAAAATACCGAGGTTTTTATATTCAAAAGCGGTCACTTAGGGATTACAAAACCAATAGTGCTGCCAATGTTTTGGGTTACATTAGTGAAGTAAATGAAACCGACCTGCGAACCAATCCCTACTACCGAGCTGGGGAATTGAAGGGCAGAACGGGTATTGAAAAACAATATGAAGAAATATTAAGGGGTCAAAAGGGCGTAAAATATATCCAAAAAGATCGCTTTAACCGGGACATAGGGCCTTACAAGGACGGGAAATTGGATACCCTCTCCCAATTGGGAAAGGAAGTCCATGTGACCATAGACAAGGCCTTGCAGGAGTATGGGGAGCGATTAATGGTCGGCAAAAGGGGGGGGATTGTGGCGATTGAGCCCGCAACGGGGGAAATCCTTGCCATGATTTCAGGACCTACTTATGATCCCGCCCTATTGGTGGGCAGGGACCGTTCCAGAAATTATAGCAAACTCCATTATGACAGTATTTCACAGCCTACTTGGGACCGTTCCATACTGGCGGAACCTTCACCAGGTTCCCCATTCAAAACGTTAAATGCCTTGGTTGCCCTTGAAGAGGGCGTCATATCACCCGACACCAAGTTTACCTGCTACAATGGTTTTTATGTAGGGAAGCAAAAAAAAGGATGCCATTGTGGTGGCGGGGTACGTAATCTGAACTCAGGTATCTTTCGCTCTTGCAACGCCTATTTCGCCGGGACTTTTCGAAAAATATATGGAAAATTCAACACTACGGACGAAGGCATGGATGTTTGGGAAAAGCACATGAAAAGTTTTGGATTGGGCGGTTATCTGGGCGTTGATTTTCCAACGGGAAGACCTGGAAGAATCCCTGGAAAAGAGTTTTATGATAAATGGTACGGGGACAATGCATGGGCCTCATCCACCATAATTTCAAATTCCATAGGTCAGGGCGAAGTAAACGTAACGCCCATTCAACTGGCCAATATGACCGCTGCAATTGCCAATAGAGGTTATTTTTATACCCCCCACCTGATCAAACACATTGGAAATACCAGAAGTATAGACTCCAAGTATGCGGAAAGAAAATACACTACCATAAGCCCACAGCACTTTGGCCCGGTTATTCAGGCCATGACCAATGTCTATGAATATGGTACCGCCAAATGGATCAGAATTCCTGGTATCAAAATAGCGGGAAAGACGGGTACGGTAGAGAACTTTACCAAAATCAATGGTGAAAAAGTACAGCTTACGGACCATTCCATCTTTACGGCATTTGCCCCTGTTGATAAACCAAGAATTGCCATAGCCGTATATATTGAACATGGATATTACGGTGCCAGATATGCCGGCCATATTGCCTCCCTGATGATCGAAAAATACATTAAGGGTGAAATCACCAGAAAGGATTTGGAGAAGAAAATGTTGGAGAAAACATTGGAACATGAATACGCCAAGCCTTTTAGCGGGGAACCCTTCAAGATAAATGAGTATGTCTGGTAG
- the rodA gene encoding rod shape-determining protein RodA, which produces MSGSSVLRRLDWLTVFLFALLVFFGWINIYSTTLTENANSIFDFSTLHGKQLFFIGLSLASIVIIMALENSFFERFSSLFYIISLILLAGLFVFGKTIAGATSWYDFGFFNFQPSELGKLTAALALAKYLSDIQTDLRKIKHQWYAVLILLVPIVLILPQPDPGSALVYFSLFFVLFREGLPLQYLGFAILLILLFVSTLMFGVIWVGIGLGIITSVFFLFKKPTLKVPTLPLVLFLICCMGVSLSVNFVYNNVFEQRHRDRFSLWLGLEKDPIRLEQIKKTIGYNTYQAEKAIESGGFIGKGFLEGTRTKGDFVPEQHTDYIFSSVGEEWGFMGTTFIVLLFSLFFLRLIHLAERQKRSFNRMYGYGVISILLIHYFVNIGMVIGLLPTIGIPLPFFSYGGSGLIFFTAMLFIFLKFDAARLSEI; this is translated from the coding sequence ATGTCTGGTAGTAGCGTACTACGTCGATTGGATTGGTTGACGGTTTTCCTTTTTGCCCTGTTGGTATTTTTTGGTTGGATAAATATCTACAGTACTACACTGACTGAAAATGCCAATTCCATTTTTGATTTTTCCACCTTACACGGGAAACAGTTATTTTTTATTGGACTATCCCTTGCATCCATAGTCATCATCATGGCCTTGGAGAATAGCTTTTTTGAACGATTCTCCAGTTTATTCTACATTATCTCCTTGATATTGTTGGCGGGGCTGTTCGTTTTCGGAAAAACGATTGCCGGGGCAACCTCTTGGTACGACTTTGGCTTCTTTAATTTTCAGCCTTCGGAATTGGGGAAGCTTACGGCTGCATTGGCCCTGGCAAAATACCTGAGCGATATCCAGACGGATTTACGAAAAATCAAACACCAATGGTATGCCGTCTTAATTTTATTGGTTCCCATTGTCCTTATCCTGCCCCAACCCGACCCTGGAAGTGCTTTGGTCTATTTCTCACTTTTCTTTGTATTGTTTCGAGAAGGTCTACCATTGCAATACCTGGGCTTTGCCATTCTTTTGATCTTACTTTTCGTCTCTACTTTAATGTTTGGCGTAATCTGGGTAGGTATTGGCCTGGGCATCATTACTTCCGTGTTCTTTTTGTTCAAAAAACCAACCTTAAAGGTCCCTACACTGCCTTTGGTGTTGTTCCTGATTTGCTGTATGGGCGTTTCCCTCTCGGTAAATTTTGTGTACAATAATGTCTTTGAACAGCGACATAGAGATCGCTTTAGTTTGTGGCTTGGATTGGAGAAGGACCCCATTCGATTGGAGCAAATCAAAAAAACCATAGGGTATAATACCTATCAGGCAGAAAAAGCCATAGAATCGGGCGGGTTTATTGGAAAAGGCTTTTTGGAGGGCACGCGTACCAAAGGGGATTTTGTCCCCGAACAGCATACAGATTATATCTTTAGTTCCGTAGGAGAGGAATGGGGCTTTATGGGTACCACTTTCATAGTACTTTTGTTCTCACTTTTCTTTCTTAGGTTGATTCATCTTGCGGAGCGGCAAAAAAGGAGCTTTAACCGAATGTACGGTTATGGGGTCATTTCCATCTTATTGATACACTATTTCGTGAATATTGGAATGGTTATCGGATTGTTACCTACCATTGGTATTCCCTTGCCTTTTTTTAGTTATGGCGGTTCCGGCCTGATCTTTTTTACAGCGATGCTCTTTATTTTTTTGAAGTTTGATGCCGCTCGATTGAGTGAAATCTAA
- a CDS encoding DNA/RNA non-specific endonuclease has product MKIRRSRWTYTILMLACIIGFWLFENFYTPNQYPEPLTTNVDFPFDEALVPSSTYNHIVVHDHYVLSYSEPHEQAEWLAYMLKKEHLTYDDRDRPYFIEDPKVRTKSADWKNYKGSGYDRGHLCPAGDRRFSEHAYNETFYTSNISPQDRDFNAGVWNRLEMQIRRWCKAYGTLYVITGGVLEDGLMEIGMEDVDVPRMFYKIVFQKQGNSYHVLAFLMPNRQSDEPLSHFLVSVDAVEEATGLDFFYKLEDAEEKTIEEEVGSWKGAF; this is encoded by the coding sequence ATGAAAATACGTAGAAGCAGATGGACCTATACCATTTTAATGTTGGCTTGTATTATAGGATTTTGGCTTTTTGAAAACTTCTACACTCCAAATCAATATCCAGAGCCTTTGACGACCAATGTGGATTTTCCTTTTGATGAAGCATTGGTCCCCAGTTCAACGTATAACCATATTGTGGTACACGATCATTACGTGCTTTCCTATAGTGAACCCCATGAGCAGGCGGAGTGGTTAGCCTATATGTTAAAAAAAGAGCATCTGACCTATGATGACCGGGACCGTCCTTATTTTATTGAAGATCCAAAAGTAAGGACCAAGTCCGCCGACTGGAAAAACTACAAGGGTTCCGGTTATGATCGCGGACATCTTTGTCCGGCAGGTGATCGCAGGTTTTCGGAACATGCCTATAATGAGACGTTCTACACCAGTAATATAAGTCCACAGGACCGTGATTTTAATGCTGGGGTCTGGAATAGGTTGGAGATGCAGATTCGCCGGTGGTGCAAAGCGTACGGTACCCTGTATGTGATTACCGGTGGTGTTTTGGAGGACGGATTAATGGAAATAGGGATGGAGGATGTGGACGTTCCCAGGATGTTTTATAAAATAGTTTTTCAAAAGCAGGGGAATTCATACCACGTTTTGGCTTTTTTGATGCCCAATCGGCAAAGTGACGAACCCTTGTCCCATTTTTTGGTTTCCGTTGATGCTGTGGAAGAGGCTACAGGGTTGGATTTCTTTTATAAACTTGAAGATGCGGAGGAAAAAACTATTGAAGAAGAAGTAGGTTCGTGGAAGGGGGCGTTTTAG
- a CDS encoding L-threonylcarbamoyladenylate synthase, giving the protein MAQITKKIELAKAFLDAEELVAIPTETVYGLAAKGVSTKALKKIFEAKERPINNPLILHFKDIKSIAPFVSELTEEIHTLAEHFWPGPLTLLLPKSSQVPEIVTAGLERVAVRIPNHSKTLELLALLDYPLAAPSANPSGYISPTRPKHVERLLGNKIPLILDGGPCDSGIESTILGWEGNTPVIYRQGGIPMEDIEKVLGRKPRIHQKSEVLHTPGMSLSHYAPNTKTIVTKDILEHLQHYHDRDQKVGLISFQKHPMAQKSIAKEIVLSKDGDLEEMARKIYDAMHQLDSLGLDVLIIETAPEKGIGNAINDRLYRSASINKDN; this is encoded by the coding sequence GTGGCGCAGATCACCAAAAAAATTGAACTTGCCAAAGCATTTTTGGATGCCGAAGAACTTGTGGCCATACCTACGGAAACAGTTTATGGTCTGGCCGCCAAGGGAGTCTCAACAAAGGCATTGAAAAAGATTTTCGAAGCCAAGGAGAGACCCATAAACAATCCCTTGATACTCCATTTCAAGGATATAAAGTCCATTGCCCCCTTTGTTTCTGAGCTTACTGAAGAAATCCACACCTTGGCGGAACACTTTTGGCCCGGTCCCCTAACCTTGCTTTTGCCCAAATCCTCACAGGTCCCAGAAATTGTTACGGCAGGATTGGAACGAGTGGCCGTGCGGATACCAAACCATTCCAAAACATTGGAATTATTGGCGTTGCTCGATTACCCCCTGGCTGCACCAAGCGCAAATCCTTCTGGATACATTAGTCCCACGCGTCCAAAACATGTGGAAAGACTCCTGGGGAACAAGATACCCTTAATTTTGGATGGAGGCCCTTGCGACAGTGGCATTGAGTCCACCATTTTAGGTTGGGAAGGAAACACTCCCGTAATCTACAGACAGGGAGGGATTCCTATGGAAGACATTGAAAAGGTATTGGGGCGTAAACCACGGATACATCAAAAGTCCGAGGTACTACATACGCCGGGAATGTCATTGTCCCATTATGCCCCCAATACGAAGACCATTGTGACCAAAGATATTTTGGAGCATTTACAACACTATCATGATCGTGACCAAAAGGTGGGATTGATTTCTTTTCAAAAGCATCCTATGGCCCAGAAATCCATTGCAAAGGAAATTGTACTGTCCAAAGACGGCGATTTGGAAGAGATGGCCAGAAAAATATACGACGCCATGCATCAACTGGATAGCTTAGGCTTGGATGTTTTGATCATTGAAACTGCGCCGGAGAAAGGAATTGGAAATGCAATCAACGACCGTTTATACCGATCTGCCTCCATAAACAAGGACAACTAA
- a CDS encoding carboxy terminal-processing peptidase has product MKKNFVLGFLVILIAVASCSFTNKSFETNDKDRLLLDLITYVLERGHYEPKNINDKFSANVFVDFIDILDPTKRYFLKGDIEEFEKYKYQIDDQIKNTDITFFNLVHQRLMKRMDEAKGIYAEVLESPFDFKKDEDINIDYAEVPYAKNRKELKERWRKQLKYNALGIYDNKIKVRKSAISGGKDDEVGPDMVSVEVDTKFKDPAKEELKNMTLAEVEEAARESTKNTLDEFFDFVNDLERKDWFVQYINTIVDEFDPHTFYFAPEEKDRFDISMSGKFEGIGARLQKKPEGARIVEVISGGPVWRDKSLEVGDEILKVGQAGEEPINIVGMRLDDAIKLIKGPKGTIVDLTVRKVDGTIDVVSITRDVVELEESYAKSATVRQDDRKFGLIHLPKFYVDFDDYTERNAATDVAREVERLKQAGMEGLILDLRDNGGGSLKTVVEMAGLFIKDGPIVQVRSSGQGKEVHEDKDERIQWDGPLVILVNELSASASEILAAAMQDYKRAVVLGSKQTFGKGTVQNVIPLDNIVRSNEHGDLGAIKITTQKFYRINGGSTQLEGVKSDIVVPDRYSYIDLGERDQENPLGWDKISPADYQTWDGYIDYEETIAKSQARLAKNPQVKLIEENAKWLKEQQDESVVSLNYDTYASRQEKNKEKSNYFKTLSEYDSKLTFESLRYERELFTQDPVLREKRDRWHQDLAKDVYVEEAINVLQDLKLNALKKENAKLASVKG; this is encoded by the coding sequence ATGAAGAAGAATTTTGTACTTGGCTTTTTGGTCATCCTTATAGCTGTAGCCTCTTGCAGTTTTACCAATAAATCTTTTGAGACCAATGATAAGGACAGATTATTGTTGGATTTGATCACCTATGTGCTGGAAAGGGGGCATTATGAACCTAAAAACATCAATGATAAGTTCTCGGCAAACGTTTTTGTTGATTTCATTGATATCCTTGACCCTACCAAGCGCTATTTCTTAAAAGGTGATATTGAGGAATTTGAGAAGTATAAGTATCAAATCGATGACCAAATAAAAAATACCGACATCACCTTTTTCAATCTTGTGCATCAACGTTTGATGAAGCGTATGGATGAGGCCAAGGGTATATATGCCGAAGTATTGGAAAGTCCCTTTGATTTCAAAAAGGATGAGGACATCAATATAGACTATGCTGAAGTTCCCTATGCCAAGAACAGAAAAGAGCTCAAAGAGCGATGGAGGAAGCAGTTGAAATATAATGCCTTGGGTATTTATGACAATAAAATCAAGGTTAGAAAAAGCGCAATTTCCGGCGGAAAGGACGATGAGGTCGGTCCGGATATGGTAAGTGTTGAAGTGGATACCAAGTTTAAGGACCCCGCCAAAGAGGAATTGAAGAACATGACCTTGGCCGAAGTAGAGGAAGCAGCCAGGGAAAGCACAAAAAATACGTTGGACGAATTCTTTGATTTTGTAAACGATTTAGAGCGCAAGGATTGGTTCGTACAGTACATCAACACCATTGTGGATGAGTTTGACCCGCATACCTTTTACTTTGCCCCGGAAGAGAAAGATAGGTTTGATATTAGCATGTCCGGTAAATTTGAGGGAATCGGTGCGCGTCTCCAGAAAAAGCCTGAAGGTGCCAGAATTGTTGAGGTTATTTCTGGAGGACCGGTTTGGCGGGACAAAAGTTTGGAGGTAGGGGACGAAATCCTAAAAGTAGGCCAAGCTGGCGAGGAACCCATAAATATTGTGGGAATGCGTTTGGATGATGCCATTAAACTGATCAAAGGCCCCAAGGGAACCATTGTGGATTTAACGGTCAGAAAGGTGGATGGAACCATAGATGTGGTCTCCATTACCCGGGATGTTGTGGAATTGGAGGAGTCTTATGCAAAATCAGCAACAGTACGTCAAGATGATAGAAAGTTCGGTTTGATCCACTTGCCCAAATTCTATGTGGATTTTGATGACTATACGGAACGCAACGCGGCTACCGATGTCGCCAGGGAAGTTGAGCGATTAAAGCAGGCCGGTATGGAAGGACTCATATTGGACCTAAGGGACAACGGTGGCGGCTCATTGAAGACAGTTGTTGAGATGGCAGGATTGTTCATCAAAGATGGGCCTATCGTCCAGGTACGTTCTTCCGGACAGGGAAAAGAGGTTCATGAAGACAAGGACGAACGTATTCAATGGGATGGTCCCCTGGTGATTCTGGTCAATGAACTATCGGCTTCCGCCTCTGAAATTTTGGCAGCTGCCATGCAGGATTACAAAAGGGCAGTGGTCTTGGGAAGTAAACAGACCTTTGGTAAGGGAACTGTCCAAAATGTAATACCATTGGATAATATTGTTCGCAGCAATGAGCACGGTGACCTGGGAGCTATAAAAATTACGACCCAAAAATTTTATAGGATCAATGGGGGTTCCACACAATTGGAAGGTGTAAAGAGCGACATTGTGGTGCCAGACCGTTACAGCTATATTGATTTAGGGGAACGGGATCAGGAAAATCCTTTGGGATGGGATAAAATTTCCCCTGCGGACTACCAAACTTGGGATGGTTATATTGATTATGAGGAGACCATTGCAAAAAGTCAGGCCCGCTTGGCCAAAAACCCCCAGGTAAAGCTTATTGAAGAAAATGCCAAATGGTTAAAGGAACAACAGGATGAGTCCGTGGTTTCCCTAAACTACGATACTTATGCCTCAAGACAAGAAAAGAACAAGGAAAAATCCAATTATTTCAAGACCTTATCAGAGTACGATTCAAAATTGACTTTTGAGTCGTTGCGGTATGAGCGCGAATTGTTCACTCAAGATCCCGTCCTAAGGGAAAAACGTGACCGTTGGCACCAGGATTTGGCCAAGGACGTTTATGTGGAGGAAGCCATAAATGTACTTCAAGACTTAAAGTTGAATGCCCTAAAAAAGGAGAACGCAAAATTGGCAAGCGTAAAAGGATAA
- the surE gene encoding 5'/3'-nucleotidase SurE, with product MEKPLILVTNDDGITAPGLRNLIQVMKEIGEVVVVAPDSPQSGMGHAITVDNTLYSSKVVVDKEKGAPLEYSCSGTPADCVKLALQELLDRRPNIVVSGINHGSNSSINVIYSGTMSAAIEAGIEGIPAIGFSLCDYSWNADFSGCHKAIKKITCEALEQGLPKGTVLNVNIPKTDGKSPKGIKICRQARANWKEKFDKRISPNGKEYYWLTGEFELLDKGEDTDIHALRNGFVSVVPTQFDLTAHHTIHQLNNWNLNE from the coding sequence ATGGAAAAACCACTTATTTTGGTGACCAATGATGATGGCATTACGGCCCCTGGTCTACGAAATCTGATTCAGGTGATGAAGGAAATCGGAGAAGTGGTGGTCGTTGCCCCAGATAGTCCCCAATCCGGCATGGGCCATGCCATTACGGTGGACAACACCCTATATTCCTCCAAAGTGGTGGTGGATAAGGAAAAAGGTGCGCCCCTGGAGTATTCCTGCAGTGGAACTCCCGCCGATTGTGTGAAACTGGCTTTACAGGAGCTATTGGACAGGCGACCGAATATTGTGGTCAGTGGTATTAACCATGGTTCCAATTCTTCCATTAACGTTATTTACTCAGGCACCATGAGCGCTGCGATCGAAGCCGGTATCGAAGGGATTCCCGCCATTGGCTTTTCACTTTGTGATTACTCCTGGAATGCCGATTTCAGTGGATGCCACAAGGCCATAAAAAAAATAACCTGCGAAGCCCTGGAACAGGGATTGCCCAAAGGAACGGTGCTTAATGTGAATATTCCCAAAACGGATGGCAAATCCCCAAAGGGAATTAAGATCTGCCGACAGGCAAGGGCAAACTGGAAGGAGAAATTTGATAAACGTATCAGCCCCAATGGAAAGGAATACTATTGGCTCACAGGGGAATTTGAATTATTGGACAAGGGGGAGGATACCGATATCCATGCGTTGAGGAACGGCTTTGTTTCCGTTGTTCCCACCCAATTCGATTTAACCGCCCACCATACCATTCATCAATTAAACAACTGGAATTTAAATGAATAG
- the lpxB gene encoding lipid-A-disaccharide synthase encodes MKYYIIAGEASGDLHGSNLIKALKKYDEAADIRCWGGDLMQEAGGTLAKHYKEMAFMGFLEVLKNISTIFKNIAYCKADIDKFKPDAIIFIDFSGFNLRIAKWAKERKYKTNYYISPQVWASREGRVKKIKKYIDAMYVILPFEKAFYAKHGFEVSFVGHPLLDAISNAKVEAFDTFCHAHQLNGNQPIIALLPGSRKQEVEKMLNVMLSIVPDFPNHQFVIAGAPSLEDHFYQRFLVKKNVRFVSKQTYSLLSHSHAALVTSGTATLETALFKVPQVVCYKGNWISYQIAKRIITLNYISLVNLIMDKEVVKELIQGDLTTKNLKKELSQILEVQKREEIRQDYDALIKKLGGTGASEKVAQLIVQNM; translated from the coding sequence ATGAAATATTACATCATTGCCGGCGAAGCTTCCGGAGACCTGCACGGTTCCAACCTGATCAAGGCCTTAAAGAAATACGATGAGGCTGCCGACATTCGCTGTTGGGGCGGTGACCTTATGCAGGAAGCTGGCGGGACCTTGGCAAAACACTACAAGGAAATGGCCTTTATGGGCTTTTTGGAAGTGTTGAAGAATATTTCCACCATCTTTAAGAACATTGCGTATTGTAAAGCCGATATCGATAAATTTAAGCCAGACGCCATTATTTTCATTGATTTTTCCGGTTTTAACTTAAGGATAGCAAAGTGGGCCAAGGAACGCAAGTACAAAACCAACTACTATATTTCCCCCCAAGTTTGGGCATCCCGTGAAGGAAGGGTAAAAAAAATTAAAAAATACATCGATGCCATGTACGTTATCCTTCCCTTTGAAAAAGCCTTTTATGCCAAACATGGTTTTGAGGTCAGCTTTGTAGGACATCCGCTCCTGGATGCCATATCCAATGCCAAGGTTGAAGCATTCGATACGTTCTGCCATGCCCACCAATTGAATGGTAACCAACCCATAATCGCACTTCTACCGGGAAGCCGTAAGCAGGAGGTTGAAAAAATGCTGAATGTCATGCTTTCCATTGTACCGGATTTTCCCAACCATCAGTTTGTGATTGCGGGCGCCCCAAGTCTGGAGGACCATTTTTATCAACGTTTTTTGGTCAAAAAAAATGTACGCTTCGTCTCCAAGCAAACCTATTCCCTATTGTCCCATTCCCATGCAGCACTTGTTACCAGTGGCACGGCCACCTTGGAAACGGCCCTTTTTAAGGTACCACAAGTGGTCTGTTATAAAGGGAATTGGATTTCTTACCAAATTGCAAAACGAATCATAACGCTGAACTATATCTCCTTGGTAAACTTAATTATGGATAAGGAAGTGGTGAAAGAACTGATTCAGGGTGATTTGACCACCAAAAACCTAAAAAAGGAGTTATCTCAAATCCTGGAAGTCCAAAAAAGGGAAGAAATACGTCAAGATTATGACGCTTTGATCAAAAAATTGGGAGGAACAGGCGCCAGCGAAAAGGTTGCCCAACTGATTGTTCAAAATATGTAA